A single region of the Pygocentrus nattereri isolate fPygNat1 chromosome 27, fPygNat1.pri, whole genome shotgun sequence genome encodes:
- the col8a2 gene encoding collagen alpha-2(VIII) chain: protein MTMLLVPVCVLLMLGGHALGGGYAPMPQMKYMQPMMKGPVGPPFREGKGQYLDYQPSMKVKGEPGPQGKPGPRGPPGPAGLPGKPGIGKPGLNGQPGPQGPSGLQGIGKPGLPGLPGKVGPKGLPGNNGEVGPQGEPGPRGLPGQPGSPGPAGLSLNGKPGLPGVRGPPGSRGDPGPKGGRGLPGDKGLKGENGNGKPGQPGIRGPSGLQGPPGPPGNPGVGKTGLNGLPGPAGPKGDQGLPGLQGLPGDAGPPGQLGPPGPTGLGKPGVDGVPGRPGPLGPKGEPGVRGPPGFPGAPGYGKPGLIGQKGDRGLSGVPGAPGDKGEPGLDGLPGDMGPNGQAGPPGQQGPMGLPGKHGMPGLKGELGPQGPPGLPGLRGDQGPSGLPGKPGIPGDKGLPGPNGAIGKPGPKGEGGHIGLPGNPGLTGGPGSKGENGFPGPPGPRGLSGIPGLPGPTGHMGPQGIPGLKGEQGLPGPPGNGKNGDQGLPGPQGPPGKTGLPGINGIQGPPGPPGPPGPPGPSNGDTTVAGLQGPDIAGESITRPGVEKPQFGVGEFSATMAPAFTAILTTPFPPSGMPIKFDRTLYNGQNAYNPATGIFTSPLPGIYYFAYHVHVKGTSLWVALYKNNVPATYTYDEYKKGYMDQASGSAVLELKENDQVWVQMPSDQANGLYSTEYIHSSFSGFLLCPT, encoded by the exons ATGACCATGCTGCTGGTGCCTGTATGTGTGCTACTGATGCTGGGGGGCCATGCTCTGGGTGGAGGCTATGCTCCTATGCCCCAGATGAAGTACATGCAGCCAATGATGAAGGGGCCAGTTGGGCCTCCCTTCAGAGAGGGGAAGGGCCAGTATCTTG attaTCAGCCTTCGATGAAGGTGAAAGGGGAGCCAGGCCCTCAAGGGAAACCAGGGCCTAGGGGCCCACCTGGTCCCGCAGGTTTACCAGGGAAACCAGGTATAGGGAAACCAGGTCTTAATGGTCAGCCAGGACCCCAGGGACCATCTGGTTTACAAGGAATTGGAAAGCCAGGACTACCAGGTCTACCAGGAAAAGTTGGGCCCAAAGGGCTACCAGGAAACAATGGCGAGGTTGGACCTCAAGGTGAGCCTGGACCCCGGGGATTACCAGGACAACCAGGTTCACCTGGACCTGCAGGTCTCTCACTGAATGGCAAACCAGGGCTTCCTGGAGTTCGAGGTCCACCAGGATCTAGAGGTGATCCAGGGCCAAAAGGTGGTCGTGGTTTGCCTGGTGATAAGGGGCTCAAAGGTGAAAATGGCAATGGTAAACCAGGTCAACCAGGCATCCGGGGCCCATCTGGCCTTCAAGGACCTCCTGGACCTCCTGGTAACCCAGGTGTGGGCAAAACTGGACTTAATGGGTTACCAGGGCCTGCAGGGCCAAAAGGAGACCAAGGGCTTCCAGGACTACAAGGTCTTCCTGGGGATGCTGGTCCTCCAGGACAGCTAGGGCCACCTGGGCCAACTGGACTGGGAAAGCCTGGGGTTGATGGTGTACCTGGAAGACCAGGTCCACTCGGACCAAAAGGTGAACCAGGCGTCAGGGGTCCCCCTGGATTTCCTGGAGCTCCTGGCTATGGTAAACCTGGCCTTATAGGACAGAAAGGAGACAGAGGTCTCTCTGGGGTACCAGGAGCTCCAGGTGATAAAGGAGAACCTGGGCTGGATGGTCTTCCAGGTGATATGGGGCCAAATGGGCAGGCAGGGCCTCCAGGTCAACAAGGTCCAATGGGCCTTCCAGGAAAACATGGCATGCCTGGTCTGAAGGGAGAATTAGGTCCTCAAGGACCTCCTGGCTTGCCAGGGCTCAGAGGAGATCAAGGTCCCAGTGGTTTGCCAGGTAAGCCTGGCATCCCAGGGGATAAAGGGCTTCCTGGGCCAAATGGAGCCATTGGAAAACCAGGTCCTAAAGGTGAAGGAGGTCACATTGGTTTGCCAGGTAATCCAGGTCTGACTGGGGGACCAGGATCAAAAGGAGAAAATGGTTTTCCAGGGCCCCCAGGACCACGTGGCTTATCTGGTATTCCTGGTCTACCGGGACCCACAGGACATATGGGACCACAGGGCATTCCAGGGTTGAAAGGCGAACAAGGTCTGCCAGGACCCCCAGGGAATGGAAAGAATGGGGACCAGGGATTACCAGGTCCACAAGGACCACCAGGAAAAACAGGCCTTCCTGGAATAAATGGTATTCAAGGCCCTCCAGGTCCTCCTGGCCCACCTGGCCCACCAGGGCCTTCTAATGGCGATACTACAGTGGCAGGGCTTCAAGGACCTGATATAGCTGGAGAATCAATAACACGGCCCGGTGTTGAAAAACCACAGTTTGGTGTTGGTGAGTTTTCTGCCACAATGGCTCCTGCTTTCACTGCCATCCTCACCACACCTTTTCCACCATCTGGTATGCCCATCAAATTTGACAGGACTCTATACAATGGGCAGAATGCTTACAATCCTGCTACTGGCATCTTCACCAGCCCTCTGCCTGGAATCTACTACTTTGCTTATCATGTTCATGTAAAGGGAACCAGCCTATGGGTggcactgtacaaaaacaatgTGCCTGCCACATACACCTACGATGAATACAAGAAGGGTTATATGGACCAGGCATCAGGTAGTGCAGTGCTGGAGCTGAAGGAGAACGACCAGGTTTGGGTGCAGATGCCATCTGACCAAGCAAATGGGCTCTACTCCACTGAGTACATCCATTCATCCTTCTCAGGGTTCCTACTGTGCCCTACATAA